CAATCTTTTCTTTGATATACTGGTAATCCtagtttttatttgaacttGATTGACTTATTACATTTTAAAGGGAATAGTATTAAAATTGAAGGGTCTTGGGGGAAACCAGCACAAGGCCATTCCCACTCCATTCCACATTAGAAAATCGTAATTTAAAATTGTGCTCCAAACAACTTAGTATTAAAGGCAaccatatatttatttttttagcaaagCTTACATATGTTTTCTAACAAGAATGAGAGCCATCAGATAATGCTCTTTGAATACTACAATACCttatcattagtttattttgtactaaaagtggacatgtgccgtttttcctcTGGACAATACAATTGAATTTTGTATGGCTTCCACAGCAATATAATTTTCACAGGCAATAACAAATATGATTCGTTGAGTATATCTAACGAATATATGGCTACAGAAAACTCTTTTCGCAGCTTTCTGTGAGTTTCTCACTGAAGGTAACAAAGCACTACTGTCATTTATtgcatttaaaagtttttttttttaatttcgaatttaattatttgaaaaCTGCTGTGATTTTATTGCTTCTAAGAAAAACTGAAGCTTATACTGTTATTGTTAGTCGTTGTCAATTTGGATTAACCCTCAAGCTAATTTTCAAAGATCTGCTTCTCACCTGTGCTATAACTTAAAATTCCAGTATATGTAAGTTCTGAATTAAAATATGACTATGAATTTGCGATATTGTTGTCTGTAcctattattatgaaaaaaactcaTGTTAGATTATATGCTCTTGCTTCATTAAATTCCCTTCCGtcataaataaaatgtactgaaaaACTAGAATCAAGatatatatcaagttaaatattttagggtttggctgttttttttttttttttaatttgccttAGAAAGTCTATAATACTGATTATCAAGCATCAACTTCGTAGAACGTAAAATTTTACAATTCTGTGATTATACaccaaattcaaaataaataattataatctaatttactttttatgaaaattaaataatcaattttaataaagaaagggGAACTTTCCCTCTGAAATGTACAAAGCAACCCAAACACAAAATGTATATACATAGATTAAATATATTTGTCTTTTTGGGCTTAAAAATAATCATTAAAtatattgttaaaaattaaattctgatGTTGTTAAAAATAGAtacatgtgaaaaaaaaacttaataaaaagataaaagaatgtattttttgttatatatttttttatttttaaattattgattaCTTATAATGAATGTTAAAACAATGTTTAAAATAGCTTAATAAAGCAAAAAccaagtttttaataaaaaggacgAGTTCTATGTTTCAACGAAAAATGCTTCACTAATGTTTGTCACAGATATTTCTTCCACTGTCGTCTAAAGTAACTAGAAAAGTTTAGATAGTACTTTTAATTTGCTTAGGTTTTTGATCTCCATGACCTTATTTCGCAATGGTACCGTACCAATGTTCGACAAATCTATAATTCTGCTTTTGCCTTCGTGCAAATTCGTTTTCTAATCAATTTGCGAATTTGAGCATAAAACCAAATCGGTGTATATAAAtctgtaaaaacaaattaaagaaaGAAGAATCAGTTGAATGATCTAGGGGAAAAAAAGTCAGaagtcgaattcctttcaaaattaaacagaatttattaacttattattttctttttctattcaaaaaataaaaacgctgtTTTCCATTTTCTTATGAGTGCGTTCAGCTAACTTTTCTTATAAGTGCACTTTTGTAACTTTTAAACGAAGTTGATATTATGTAGATTATAgatttagaaaacaaaattgttaaagtAGGCGTAATAAAGCTGATCAAGATAATTATAGTCTTTAATAGACgctttaattattaaaaaaaaggggtTCCGAGTCGAAACCTCAAAAAATTGCGGACACCATTCTGATATGAGATTCGGAATAATAATGGGTTATGTCCAAGTCCATCTTAAATTTGATCAAGTTCTGCTTCAAAATTTATAgggttacttaaaaaaaattatttaaaataattattacttacgttgaatttgtttttcaagatttttattcattcaagGTCAGTTCCTTAAGTATTTCTAacatgcatttttgcatttcttatatATTAGTTAGATTCTTTAAATCACTTTAAAGCCAGCGAAAGTTGTTGTTTCCCTTTTCAAACCGAAGGTCATATAACATATTGAAATCTGACTCTACTTGGAAGATTATGGCTCGTTTTCACTACTTAGCATTGTGTagggttttattttataactatcTTTGGGGACTTCGTAGAAGgaagaataaaagaaaagaggtaatatattgtttgttttcttcaaaTAGTTAGCCAAACTTTTTGCTTGAATGCTCCAACAAGGATCTTAACAAATTACCAATATGGAGACAACAAATCTActcagaaactaaaaaaaaacggatcACCTTTTACACCTCAACATCATCATGCGATCATCTGCTTAAGCTATTTTTACCATCACTTCAATGAAAACTTCACATAACTATCAACTATAACTAAGGAATCCAACAACAAAATGGACAAAACAACATTGCCCTCATCATATACATCATTTCCAACATGATTGCATTCCCATCAAAATCAAATGCACATTGGATCGATCAGAAGGTATTAAAATGACtgccaaattaaaaaagtacctGGAACTTTAGGTAATATGGTATAAAATTTCATGTTCAACAAAagggtaacattttcaaaaagcatgcttttcaaagaatttatataatttcgTGTATTCTAAGTTTAATTGATGATTTTTctgtaaacaaaattatatcattttgtgtgtatttataaaattttacctCTGTGTATTTTAGGGAACTAATCAACAGCAGGACACGCGTTTTAGCGACAAGGAAAAAAAACTCATGAAGCAAATGAAGTTTGGAGATTGCCTCAGCAAACGGGTCGATATGTCTAAAGTTAAATTGGACGTCCTCCGACCATGGATAAGCAAGAAAATCACTGACATTCTACACATCGAAGACGATGTTGTTGTTGAGTTTGTTTACAATCAATTGGAAGAGGAGAAATTCCCATGTCCaaagaaaatgcaaattaaTATGACTGGATTTCTCAATGGACGAAATGCTAGGCAATTTATGGAAGAACTTTGGGCATTGCTACTATCGGCCCAAGAAAGTGAGAGTGGAATACCAGCTGAATTTATTAAtcagaaaaaagaagaaatactaAAACGTGAAGAGGAGTCGTCACATGGCAATTCATCTTCATCGAAACGTGATCGTTCGGGTGAAAGAGAACGAGATTTCAGCGATAGTCGACGACGAGAACGTTCGAATGAGTTGTCTTCAAATTTGCCCCATAATCATAGTGCGATTGAACAGGTTAGGTCACACTTGAAAGCTGCTAAATCTAGATCTAAGTCGCCTGAAGCAAATAATGTTGGAGGTAGtaattcaaaagatacaacTGTCGATTCTAGTGGTGCTGGGAAGGCATCTTCATCTTCCACGGCTGCAGAAAAAGTCAAAGATCGTTCTAAGTCACCGACGACCAGAGATCGAGCCAGGTCTCCGCGTCCAAAGTCAAGAAATAGATCGCCAAAGAAGTCATCCAGAGAAAGATCGGCCAGACGTTGGGACTCATCGAGGGATAGAAGGCGTTCAAGATCACGCCATCGATCACCAGAAAGAAGACGTCGCAGCCGTTCAAGGGATCGTAAGCCACCACCACGTGGTAAGTCACCAAGCCGAAGACGTTCTCGTTCAGTGTCAAGACCTAAAAGAGCCAGTTCACGAACTGATTATCGGGCACCAGATAAGAAATCTAAATCTAAGTCACCGGTTAAGAGGAAGGAAGTTTCGGCTTCTCCGAAACCAACTGACACCTCAGTGAATGGACACGATGCAGATGGATCAAAGAAATTGACCAAAGTCCAAGCTAAGCTTTTGGATTTAGCAAGTGCACCTAAACGAAATGACAAAAGTCGTTCGAAGAGTTCTGATTCACATTCATCGGCTAAATCTAGAAGCCGAAAACCTGATGTAAACAAAAGACGCTCCAGATCAAGgtaattcaatacaaaaatcatattaaattcaatttttaatttcatttaaatattttctagaTCTGTAGCTAAAAAGGGAAAATCTCGATCGTCAAGTTCCTCGTCGTCATCGTCAGCTTCATCGGCTGGCCGTAAAAAACCACGACGTTCACGTTCTGAGACAAGTTTGTCACTATCTCCAGCAAATGGAAAAGATGACTTTGAAATTCGCAAAAATCAAAATAGCGTACAGAAGAAACGGCAATACAGAAATAATCGAGAATCATCATCGAGCAGCTCATTGGACAAAGCTCCACCAAGAAGACAGGAAATGCGACGCTTTGATCAAGGACGTAGATCGCCACGGGGCCGTAGTCCACCTCGAGGCGGAGGAGGAGGTGGCGGACGGAATCGGTCACGATCACCGATGCGTCAACGATCGCGTTCACGTCGGCGATCCCGCTCACGCATACGATCCAGATCAAGAAACCGTTCCAGATCACCAATGAGGCGTTCAAGGTCGCCAAGAAGGTACATAAATGAACTTTTCAGAGACGTTATATTAATCTTTTAAAACTACTATTTTTCTTCCAGATTTATGAATAGGCGTCGATCACCAAATAACCGCGGTCGTGGTGGGGGAGGACGTGGTGGTCGTGGCCTAGGTGGAAATCGTCGTCGAAGTATGAGTCGTGATCGTATGCGTCGCAACATGTCTCCACGTCGATCCCCACGAAGGTCTCCATTTGATCGTAGATCCCCAATGAGACGGCAATCACGTGATCGTAAGTTCTCACCTCCCATGCGTGACCGACGATCTTCACCATTCCGTGATAGGAAGATTTCACCACCTCCACGTCGCCCCTCACCTTTGCCAATGCAGCGAAGATCACGTGAACGTCGCTCTCCAATGATGAGAGCATCGCGTGATCGACGAATTTCGCCCATGAATGCATCAAGAGATCGACGGCGAATGTCCCCAATGAGAATGTCTCCCCGCCGTCCTTCACCACCACCAGGGCGTATGTCGCGAGACAGACGTTCCTCTCCTCCACGTTCGCTACGTGATGGTCGACCAGGATCACGCGATAGACTTCCATCGCCAATGCCGCGTATGCCGTCTCGCGAAAGCCGACCAATATCGCCAGCAAGACGTGGCAGTTTCCGTCGTTCCATACCACGGCAAATGTCTAAGCCATTGCCAGTGCGAAATGAGGAAAGATGGGAACCTGCACCGCCACCGCACAAGCAGCGAGTCGATCGATCAATCAGTCCAAATTGGGATACTGAAATCGATCGCGCCCCTCCAGTTCGGCAAAGGAGTGTAGAAAAACCAGACAGCCCTGTAAGAAAACCTGTTCGGCATGAGAGGAAAATGTCAAGAAAATCTAGCAGCAGCTCAGAGCGAAAGAGTAGTCCTGAAAAGAAAGTCAAATCTGGATTCGATCGAAAACCTAGTCCAGTTCGAAAGGAACGCAGTATTGATCGTTCGGCCGATCATCATCTCCATAAGCATTTGGAGCCTttcaaagagaaaaaagagaATAATTTCCGAGCTAAAGAGAAAACCGAAGTCGAGCGCCCACTTCCGCCAGTTGTTGTCGAACAAATTAAAACTGTACCGATTCCATCTCGAAAACCTGTTCCTCGAGATAAATATAGTACAAGTTTATCAAGGACCCCGTCCCCATTCCTCAAACCTCACGAACGTGAGAAAGGCAAAGAAAAACCAGCTGCCGCTCAAAAACAACCTGTTGCGGCTGCTGTTCCTGCAAAAGTTGTTCCCAAAAAGAACAAACCTAGCACCGAATCTAGCTCTTCGGATAGTTCTGACAGTGATGACAGTGAACAAGAGCAAGAAGAACGTAAAGTTCAAAAAACTCGTCGCGGACGGTCATCATCATCTGATGACAAAAGTGAGAACGAAAAGCAGTCCAAGTTGCCCCCACCGGCAGCTAAATTACGAAAAGAAATCGAAATCGAACGCAAACCGGAAAAACCTGTAGAAGCCCAAAAGCGAAAAGTATCAACGGAGAATAGAGAACAAGCAGACAATAGCAAACGTTTGCGTCTGCCGGAGAAGAAAGAAAAACCCAAGAAATCCGATTCCGACTCCGATGACGATGATCGTCCTGCAAACAAAAACACCGATCGAACAGCTTCGCGTAAACGAACTGTTTCTTTATCCAAAAAACCTCCACAAAAACCTATAACAACCGGTAACGATGATTCTTCTGACTCAGATCAACCCAAAAAGAAACGAAAGAAGGGTAAGAAGTCTCGACGTGACTCAGATAGTGACAGTTCTTCATATTCAGAAGCCGAATCcaagaaaaagaaacataagaaacacaaaaaacacagcaaaaaaagcaagaaacaTAAGAAACACAAGAGGAAGAGCAAAAAGGCTGATAGTAGTTCGAGCAGCGACGACGATGGACCAGCTGTTGTAAACGAGGATCTGGAAAAACAACTTCGCGAAAGAGCTCTGAAatcgatgaaaaaaattgactagACTAAACAAACACATCCGATTTTAGACTGCTTTAGATTTTGGGCCTAAATTTCAATCATCAGAGAAGCATTCTGCCGTTAAGATATTTTAGAATCGTTCGTGTTCTGCATtgcgctttttttttcttgttttagaTTGTCATTCCTTTTTGCTGTTAGTAAAccatcattattttatggcttTTTAACTGAGGCTCTATT
This DNA window, taken from Episyrphus balteatus chromosome 2, idEpiBalt1.1, whole genome shotgun sequence, encodes the following:
- the LOC129908440 gene encoding serine/arginine repetitive matrix protein 1 → MMFTGTNQQQDTRFSDKEKKLMKQMKFGDCLSKRVDMSKVKLDVLRPWISKKITDILHIEDDVVVEFVYNQLEEEKFPCPKKMQINMTGFLNGRNARQFMEELWALLLSAQESESGIPAEFINQKKEEILKREEESSHGNSSSSKRDRSGERERDFSDSRRRERSNELSSNLPHNHSAIEQVRSHLKAAKSRSKSPEANNVGGSNSKDTTVDSSGAGKASSSSTAAEKVKDRSKSPTTRDRARSPRPKSRNRSPKKSSRERSARRWDSSRDRRRSRSRHRSPERRRRSRSRDRKPPPRGKSPSRRRSRSVSRPKRASSRTDYRAPDKKSKSKSPVKRKEVSASPKPTDTSVNGHDADGSKKLTKVQAKLLDLASAPKRNDKSRSKSSDSHSSAKSRSRKPDVNKRRSRSRSVAKKGKSRSSSSSSSSSASSAGRKKPRRSRSETSLSLSPANGKDDFEIRKNQNSVQKKRQYRNNRESSSSSSLDKAPPRRQEMRRFDQGRRSPRGRSPPRGGGGGGGRNRSRSPMRQRSRSRRRSRSRIRSRSRNRSRSPMRRSRSPRRFMNRRRSPNNRGRGGGGRGGRGLGGNRRRSMSRDRMRRNMSPRRSPRRSPFDRRSPMRRQSRDRKFSPPMRDRRSSPFRDRKISPPPRRPSPLPMQRRSRERRSPMMRASRDRRISPMNASRDRRRMSPMRMSPRRPSPPPGRMSRDRRSSPPRSLRDGRPGSRDRLPSPMPRMPSRESRPISPARRGSFRRSIPRQMSKPLPVRNEERWEPAPPPHKQRVDRSISPNWDTEIDRAPPVRQRSVEKPDSPVRKPVRHERKMSRKSSSSSERKSSPEKKVKSGFDRKPSPVRKERSIDRSADHHLHKHLEPFKEKKENNFRAKEKTEVERPLPPVVVEQIKTVPIPSRKPVPRDKYSTSLSRTPSPFLKPHEREKGKEKPAAAQKQPVAAAVPAKVVPKKNKPSTESSSSDSSDSDDSEQEQEERKVQKTRRGRSSSSDDKSENEKQSKLPPPAAKLRKEIEIERKPEKPVEAQKRKVSTENREQADNSKRLRLPEKKEKPKKSDSDSDDDDRPANKNTDRTASRKRTVSLSKKPPQKPITTGNDDSSDSDQPKKKRKKGKKSRRDSDSDSSSYSEAESKKKKHKKHKKHSKKSKKHKKHKRKSKKADSSSSSDDDGPAVVNEDLEKQLRERALKSMKKID